Proteins encoded in a region of the Paucidesulfovibrio longus DSM 6739 genome:
- a CDS encoding cytochrome c oxidase subunit 3, giving the protein MNAPHKDPVGARMGMWLFLFTELLLFGGLFVLYSAYLHRYPLEFHHAAKELSRVFGTANTAVLLISSFCVAASVSALRYGKVVLARRLILLTMALALVFLVNKFFEWSIKFEHGLYPGGHELAERELGQQVFFALYFAMTGLHGLHVVIGMSVLGWVYSLTGKKILPGEPVALENAGLYWHLVDLIWIYLFPLFYLVT; this is encoded by the coding sequence ATGAACGCGCCGCACAAGGATCCGGTCGGCGCCCGCATGGGCATGTGGCTCTTCCTGTTCACGGAGCTGCTGCTCTTCGGCGGGCTCTTCGTGCTCTATTCGGCCTACCTGCACCGCTACCCGCTGGAGTTTCACCATGCGGCCAAGGAGCTTTCCCGCGTGTTCGGCACGGCCAACACCGCCGTGCTGCTGATCTCCAGCTTCTGCGTGGCCGCGTCGGTCTCGGCGCTGCGATACGGCAAAGTCGTGCTCGCGCGGCGGCTGATATTGCTGACCATGGCCCTGGCCCTGGTCTTCCTGGTGAACAAGTTCTTCGAGTGGAGCATCAAATTCGAGCATGGCCTCTATCCGGGCGGGCACGAACTGGCCGAACGCGAACTGGGGCAGCAGGTCTTTTTCGCGCTCTATTTCGCCATGACCGGGCTGCACGGCCTGCATGTGGTCATCGGCATGAGCGTGCTCGGCTGGGTCTACAGCCTCACGGGCAAGAAGATCCTGCCGGGCGAGCCCGTGGCCCTGGAAAACGCCGGGCTCTACTGGCATCTCGTGGACCTGATCTGGATTTATCTCTTCCCGCTCTTCTATCTCGTGACCTAG
- a CDS encoding cytochrome C oxidase subunit IV family protein, translating into MHTSDEHISSYKALALVLAALLVLTGLTVWISGINFGFLNVVVAMTIASTKAALVVFFFMHLKYEAFGLKMMVLAAFVVLAIFMGFTFFDVAYR; encoded by the coding sequence ATGCATACATCCGACGAGCATATCTCCAGCTACAAGGCCCTGGCGCTGGTTCTGGCCGCGCTTCTGGTCCTGACCGGGCTTACGGTCTGGATCTCCGGCATCAATTTCGGATTTCTCAACGTGGTGGTGGCCATGACCATCGCCAGCACCAAGGCCGCGCTCGTGGTCTTTTTCTTCATGCATCTCAAGTACGAGGCGTTCGGTCTGAAGATGATGGTGCTTGCCGCCTTCGTGGTCCTGGCCATCTTCATGGGCTTCACCTTCTTCGACGTGGCGTACAGGTAG